From the genome of Podospora bellae-mahoneyi strain CBS 112042 chromosome 2, whole genome shotgun sequence:
AATATACACCGACAAGTTCTCATACAAGACATTTTCAAATCCTTCAAATGTCCCAACAAGGAAAAAAGTTCAGACGGATgaaggtggcggcggcagtggcGGCGGGAAGTTGGATCCTGCTGATCATGTCAGTTTTTCACATGCCTGACTTACTCCGAGCTTACATGATTCATCATGAAGGATTCTGGCTGGCATAACGTCTCTGTCCAGAAGGTGATATACGGGATTCTGACCAAAAAGCCATCTGTTGGGTCTTGAAATATGTGAAGCTGAGAGGCAATGTCGTGGCATGACATGAGTTGAGTAGAGTGGCGCAGAGGACTTCCCTGGTCTTATCAGATCCTCCGGTGAATTTACTGGGGTGTGCGGTTGTCATATCGGTGATCACCTCGGTGCTTGATTAAGAGAATGTCGGCATGTACATGACTTGGGGTACTATAGGACCATTTTGGCCCCCATAATCCTATCTCCAGACACTCaaaccatcatcacgacATGAGTGGCTGCGGCACCAACCGGCCACAACTCGATGCCGCAGACCTAAACCCAAGCGACAATCCGATCTAACCAGCCCCCATCCCGTCCGATCAAGTACCGTATCTTGTgtttccttccttcccgtATCATGTTTGTCAGCTGGTTTCGTTTGTGTCCCGGCCGCCTGTCATCCACAAAagatggttggtgggttTCCGGCGGGCCACTGTTGGTTGGGACTTTCGGTCTGCGGCGGCACAGGTCTAAACGACCAGGAAATAAACAGCTTACCTACCAGAGAAGCCCGAGACATCTCATGGGTGATAAAACACATAATAGACGCCGAAAATCACCAGGTTTTTGAGCGCATGCGCTAACGTTGCGGTCGACCTTgctccccaacagcaaaccAGCATCTTTTGCAACTTGCATAATAAAGCCAGGTTGGCAACTCAGTTCAAGGTCCCCGATCAGATGACGTGAGATCGAGTGTTTTCCCCGGCCTGCCGCAGGATTTCCAAGGTAAATGATCACTCTCTGCATGGCACCTTTTTCCCTGCAATGGTGCCCAAGTCCTTCTCCCTCGGGATTCGTGTGGTCGTCACAGTGCTAGCCTAAAGCCGAGAGTCAGCCCTACGAGAGACTGAATGACAGCCGAGGAGCGGGACGAAGAAACCCAAGGTAAGATGGAGGGTTACATCGAGAATGACCGAATCCTTCCGCCTTTCCGTGTGATGCTCCCATGTCTGAAGATTTCCATGATGACGGAGCTAAAGAACAGAAATTTTTGCGTGGTCGGGTGGTGGATCGCTGATTGACTTCTGCCGAGATACCTAGGGATGGATGGTCTCAGCGAAGGATTAGAAAAGTACAACATCTGGTAAACGACACTTGAGCACCCCTGGTGCCGCACGGCATACCACAGTATGGAAAATCTTGATAAGGCGTCTTGCCCAACAATCATGTCATGGTGACACAACCACATTACGGCTTTGTGCTCAACCATAGGTACAATACCGTCATACCTGGTTTTAATCAGCAGCCAGCCCTATGAGAGGCAGGTAGCTCACCTCAGGATACACCGGCGCTTGGTATTAAAAACTGCCGGTTTATCACaccgcttctttttctgtcaGTGCTCCAAAGGCAGGCACCGTCGTGAGTTTTATGCAGGAAAATTGCAAGGAGAATATGCCAAATGACCCAGCATGCAACCTAAATTGTAGAAAAGCGCCATCAACTTTGCTGTCATTCCCAAACAGGCAAGTCAATGACAAACATAGACCCACAACGAGCCGTGTAACCACTCCCTGTTCTTGACAACGACTGGTGAGAGTGAACAGCAAATGGGAATCGAGAAGTGCCTCAAAACGCCGACTTTGACATCTGAAGAGTACATGCTTCCAAAAGTATTAAACAGACATTAATAGAAACAGCGAAAGAATGTTGAAATAAAGAATTTACATGTGAGGAAATGTCATAACTGGCGTAACCTTAGCTTTCCAACCCATCCCTAATGCCTGTGCATTATCTTCCCTGCGATGGATCCAATGCCGACGACTAGTCCGTGCACAATGAATAAAGCCCGTCCGGTCCATTCAGCCTTACGGCTCTCCGTATAGACGTGATACGCGGGCTTCGAATGCGAACCATACTTTTCTTCCCCTAGCCTCCTGAACACCGAAATGGTGGGAGCCCCAGTTCGTCATCACCCCCACATGGAAACTTTTGCCAACCTATGCGGGGTGCAGCTGGACCCTGGAACTGCGTTGGGACCAAACGCGAAGCGCGAACTGCAACCCATCTCAGCAGCCCCGCAACTCAATCTAACCTCTGCATATGTTTATGACATCGATCTTGATTTCGTCATCGCCGATCCGAGAGAGGCACCGTGTCGCCATAAAAGCCACCTTGGTCTTCGGCGGCGAGGCAGGCGAGACAAACGCCTCCACCGTAGACACGTGTATGCCTTTTCCACCCATGACCCGAGTGATCCATGACTGATATGATCTCGCCGTGAAGATCGATCTCCTGATCTGACAAGGCAACACCTGGACCTCCCGGCCCACCCACAAATACGTACTCGGAGGGAGCATCGGGCccgggtggaggaggaggcagaagagGCGATGTTGGCGGATAGCTCGAGGGGGTGAAGGCAGTACCTGATGCCATTGCCTCAGCAGAGTAGGCGGGCGTGGTTCCAGGAACAGGGATTCCGATGGGGACAGTCCTCGTGTAGGATCTTCTGCGCGGTATTGGGTCTGCGGTCTGGGGGCTGGAGTTCAAGACGTCGTCTGAGGTTGACATGCCGCTATAAGCTGGATTGGGCTGGTGTATGAAGCTGGCGTCCAGCTCTGGCGGGATCGATACTGCATAGCCGATATGACGGTCTTCAAAGGGAAACCTGTTGTCGCTACGTGTTGGAGGTgttagtggtggtggtggaggtgggcgCGAAAAGCGTCGGGGAGTGCTGAGATCGAAGCCAGAAAAGCCAGGGGACCCAGTAAAGCTCTCAGCACCGAAGTTGGGATCCTGTCCATACACATCACTCGAGGAGCCCGCTTGCTGATCAGATGCGGCACTCCAATCACGGTCGCCATAGCTGCTGTAGCCTGACATTGGTCCTATCTCCATGCCCTCGGAGCCACCACTACCATATCCCTCTGGAAAGTTAGAAGggaagaagtgggaggagtAGCTCGGTCTGCTATCTCCTACATGTTGCTCAGTGTACCTGCCGGCCGGGGAGGGGTCGTGTTGGTATCTAAAATCGGCGTCATCGGGAACATTGGTGCTGACGCCACGTGATGCTGACCCTGAGCGCAAGCGATCCTTCAGCGGGTCATTCTCGTTGTCATCCATAGCTGGCGTCTGCCCCAAAAATCCGAACACGGCTCTCTGGGCACCGTGACCTGTAAGCACTGCAGCACAGGAAGGATGTTGCTGATGAATCCCGAGCCTAGTGAACGGAACAACTCCTTGCCCGCCCTTGAATTGGCTCCAGGGAGACAAAACAGAGACAGGTTGATTGCCCTTTTGGGATGTTGGTGAAGTTGCTATTGGTGAGAAGCGGGGGGGATGCTTGTCGACTTTCTCAGCACGCTGGCTGTCTCCAGGTGCAGGCAATGGGGCTGATGGTTTGAGACGTCTTGGCTTGACGAGCCgggcaacaagaagaagagtaaTGACGGCAAGCGCGAGATATATGTGTGCTCTTGAGGGTCCCTGTTTCTGGGGACTTGCGACCCCAAGAGCAACGTTGACGTCGGGATGCCTGAGTGTTGGCATGCCTGCGGCGAAGCTCAGCGCCGATGATTTACTTTGGGGCGCCTAGTCAGTGTAAGTGTTCGGTCTTGGTGGGTGGCCGTAGGGGCCGGCGCTATAGCTAGGGGGATCAGGCAGGCATGGCAAAGGGTCGTGGCACCGGAAATTGGGTTTTGTGTTGTCCAGGGTGCTGGTCTGGGGAGAGCCAAGTCCCGTTTGAAGGATGGAGCAGCGCGAGCTACACCGAGGGGTTCTTGGAGACCCCCAGAAGCTTACATCCGCTTTAAACCCAGCAAGTGTAAATATTGAACGAGATAAAGCCGGGCGTGCAatatgatgatgaggcgACCTACCCGACGGAAGTAAGGCGGCCGCCAGGGTTTGTTGATATCAAtgcttgggaggggggaaatgtGCAACCAATGGAATGCATGCTCGAAAAGGGAAAGACATGTCGACTTACACAGCGCGGGGCCGACAGCGGCCTCAAATGTCACGACTGAGAGGCGTAGTGTTATGCAGAAGCCGCCAGGGTAACACGGCGGGCATGAGGGCGGTAAGTAGTACACGGATAGTCGGGTCTATTGTGGTGGTCGTTTCCTGTGTCGTTGATGCTACCGGTGCTCTCTCGACGACACGACTACCAGGTAAGTAGGTCCGGGCTCGGCGACGGCAGGGGGGCACGGAGAGTCGAGGGCCGCTGACACTCGGAAAGACTGGTCGGCCTGGCAGTCATTGGACCGCACGGCGGGAGGGCGCGGTCTTATAGAGCAAGCCGGCCACCCCTTTGTGTGCGAGGTCGATTACGGAACGCCATGGCTCTCCACGCCGTTGTATCGCGCAGACAGGGACAAGGCAAGCTGGGAGCTTCGGGCATGTGGCGGCGGAGACTTGGAACAAAAGTAAGAGCCCCGAAGCAGGTGAAGGCTGACACACCCAACGCTAACTCTCTTGGAACGCTAGAAGGTAATTAGATGCAGCATTTGGGTACCGCTTCAGCTGGATCAGCTCCATAAAGGCGCCGTTACCAAATGCAGAACAGCCAATCCTGACGAGCAACAGGAGGGCACTAGTGCAGACCGTCATGGGATGAAGAACCTAAGGTCCATCGCCGCAAGCCCGCCATGTCTCTTGATGACGGCACCCTGATGAAGGGAAGCAGAAGCAAAGCACGATGCGACAGGGAGCTGACCGAAGCCCAGAGCGCGGAATATTCCTGCAAGGTACTGGGTGCCAGGTGGACCGGGACTGGGACTGTGTAGTACAGCACATGTATCGAAGTCAGACCAACAGACGACAAAATAAAGGGCTGGCAGGTGCGCCTTGATTAACCTGCATGCAACGGTGCGTGGCTGCATGCAAGTGCAAGGGTAGAGACAGCAGCCGACCTCTCTCTCTGGCCGCCTGAAAAAGGGAACAATTCGAGATGTGGAGGGCTGCAGGGGACGGCGGGGTAAATCGGAGCACTGTCGGGTGTGTCAACGCTCGGCACCTCACTGCTTGTTCGTGACGAGGTTGGATTTTGGCCCTTGTTTGTTTTCGTTCGTCGTTTGCCGATGCTGCCCAAGCCCAAAGGCCATCGACAGTGGGGTTGATGTGATCATATGGCCGGACGACGTAACAGCAACTCGGTCGGGGTAGCAGTCCGAGCCACGGATGTCCCCTTGTTCTCTTGTCCAAAGCAGGCTAGGCGTGTGTGCCCTCAGCTAGGTGTGTCGAGCCCTACAACTGGCGCCACCTTATCAACAGCCCTCTGTCTGCTGCTTGTCAGACAAGCTGGATGGACTGGCTCGGTTGGCAAGGTGTTGTAACACGAAGTATGAGGCGAGGATGCTGTGGAACTGTCGCATACGCAACAAAAGGTGTCGATGGATGCGGTGTTTCTCCCGCCGATCCGCTGAGGCGGGTCAGTTACGGGGTGGTGCTAGGAGGCAGCCCTGTGGCCCTGCCATGCTGCGCCGACTtgcagtggtggtgctgtgccAATGGAGCTTAACCTCTTCGATGCAAGCCTGAGACAAAGTCGTCAACGTCGATCTCGGCAGAAGATGCGAGCTGCTGCAGCGTGTCGCGTTCGCAATGCTTCGGTGGCTGCATGTGTTGCTTGATCTGATGTCAGGCAGGAAGCTGTGATGCGGCGGGGGTCGGTTTGAGGGAAGGAATTACCCGGCTGGACTGTGCGACACGACAGAAGTCGGCGGCTGGGTTGGGTGCTCGACCCACGCAGTTGGGGTTCAAGTAGGTGAAGTCGAGATAGTACAGTAGTGTAGGAGGATGCTTCGTCCATTAGGTTGTTGGTGCGACGGGAGGTGGTGCAGCAAAGAGGAGCAAAGAGGAGCGTTGGAAGTGGGGCAtggaggggcagaggggAAAGGCATCGTGACGCTGTTGCAAGAGCACCTGTGTATTCATCTCAGCTACGAGAAGCTCCTTCCCAAAGGAGAATTCCTGTTCAACTTGACATGTCACCATGCGATGGCCTCTGTTACATAGGCCATCTGAGTCCAGGTTATTAGGTACAGGTGATCTCGCTCCCATCTCGAGCCCGGTAGATCTTCACCTTGGAGACAGGTCAGTCCACGGCTGTGctcaccgccaccatgaTGCTTCAACAGCTGAACAGCTTGGCCCTCAGGTCTCCACGCCCATGGCTACCTAACCCGGCGTCGGTTGTATCCTGACCAAAGCGTCTCGCCGGGTGAGCTTCACACACGACGAGAGCGCTTACACAGCAGAGCACAGCGCTTCCACGATGGATGACGGGAACCTACTTGAGGtgctcccaaaaaaaaaaaaaaaaagagcccCACTGATCGATGACTGGCCGTGCAATGATGCCTGCAGCCCGTCCTTTTCAATCTCAGCCCTATGGGAGAAACCCTGGATCAGTGCGCCCTCCATACCCCACTCCACCAAGATCCTGGTTGATCACATCACACCCGCTGGACCGCCCGCATTTCCGTTCCCATGAGAGAAGCTTGAGCATTTTCCTCATGCGTCGCCTGCACCGAAATCATGTCCTCGCACCCCGCCGCTTCCAACAGATCCAACACCTTGCCCAAAGCCCTTGCAGCAGGACAGGCCAGAACCGACAATCCAAAGCCATTGGGATCAACTGCCCATTCACTGTTGGAAATGTTGGACGGCACACGGCTGCCTGAATGCCCGAGATTCACCGCTGTTTTCCCGGTCTTGACTCTCTTCGTATCTGAACTGGAGTTTGTGCCTTTCAAGAGTTGGAGGGCCGACCGCCATTGGGGCAAGCCATTTCTGCACGCCCATTGGTCTGCGGCGCAATAAAGTCAGCTTGCGTCTCCCTGTGCCGTGGAAGTTCCTACGCTGGACTTGCCACTgcccaactccaacattTTGACTTGTTTTGTCTCTGCCAGCTCAAACAAACATCTCCTCACATCCATTGATTGCCGGCCACTCTTCACGCCATGGTCAAACATTTGAGAGGATCGTTTACGAACCCGGGCCCAACAGGGACACCAGAGCGGAGCGAGCCGCCTGGCCGCGGGGCACGACTCCTACCGTGATCCATGATAGATCAAGAACAACTACCTACTCTGGGGTCAATTTGATACTTGAATGCTTACCTGACCTTGAATGGCCAGTATACGGACGGAGAAATCGGCAATCGGATCTTGGCGGGCAATAGAGTGCTGGCTCACGATGGTTCCATCCGGCGGTATTCGCCCGATGTACACGTTGCCGTCTCAATCTCGATGGGAAATATCTCTTCGTGAATGGTAACCCATTGAGGCTGAGCAAGAATAGTGAAAGTCATGTAAACAAGCATCTGCCGGATGCACACGCGGCTCAGTGGCGCGGCGAAGTGAGGCTCAACAGGCTTCCCATCACAACGATCATCACGGTAGCTAAGAATATCTAGAAAATGAAGTTAACATGGCAATAGATGGAGCAAGCTGACTCGGACGCTACACGAACTGTAACTGGCATGTTACTGGCTTTGCGGGTGCTCCAATCCCACAAGAGGCCGCAGAGCCTCATGCTGATCAACCCACTTTCACTCGGTTCTCTGCGAGGATGTCCTTGTGATGACACTTCAGCGTCTGATGGGCATACCAGGACCGGAACGGTGGATCCACGAGGACAGCTGAGCCCAGGCTCTTTTCATGGCTTATCGACCAGACGTTTGGTATATTGGGAGCTTTGCCAAGTCTTCACTGGTCATCTGAACTACAAGATTTACACTTGCGTGTCCCACAAAGTGCAATAATTGGAGGACGAGCTATACTGGTCCGCGGCGATCGACCTAGGTAGTTTAGTGGCTGGGAGACAAGTATCACGGTGTCACTGTTCGAGACTGGGAGCGATGAGATGGGCCAGACAATAGTCTCGAAAGAGCTATCCACAACTCCAATGGGGCAGAAGTCGAAAAATAATGCGGGTTTCCGTATCCGCATCTACCCCTCTCACATCATGGCCCCTTTCTCCGGccgccccctcatccccagcATATCTTACGGCCTCTGCTCACGCGGCCGGTCACTCAGATGGTCACCGAGGGACTCACATTACCAATCATCGAACTCGCCCAAAGACATGACAACTCACAATCACGACCGGCATCTCACAAACACCAGCAAGTGCCTGATGCTGGCCAGGGCCCACGAtgcaaccctcaccaccagtcacaaaaacaaacaaacccgGTACGCAACACCGCCGGCCAACCAGAGTGCTCAAGACGCAGTCCCTTCATGTCAAAAACCCAcatcaaaccctcccccaagtCCAGTGACTTGGTCCTTACTAACACACAACCAGGGTATAAACCACAGGATGGTAAATGTGGAGATAtccctgcccctccaaaacccgaGATACACACGATACGAGAGAAACCTTCTCATCCCACCCGCCttcccccaacctcagccagccttttcctttttgtcCCTTAACTATCCTGCTGTCACCCGCGTATCCCCCATGCGAGAAGGGGCCCCCGATCGATAGGCCATCCCTCGTTACCAACAAACACgcaagagggagaaggggtgggtACCTGTGCCGATGAGGCTGAATGAGTTGACGGTAGGGTGTCTGTATCCAGGGTTCCATCCTCCGGGGGTGACCAATGGAAATTCAATGGGTGGAAAACAACACTACCACAGCCTCCCGGGATTTGTTTGGTAACTTTTGGCATGGGCATCAATGACACGATGCCGTGattgggtgatgatggttggtTTGAACATTATGGGTGGTACAGTGAGTGTCAAGGGGCGTCAACTACCGAGTACTCGTATCTAGCATCACATtcggggaaagggaggggggtatcGTCAGAATACGCTTCCAGAGACTCATCCACGGCTTGCGTAATTTGGCCTAGTGCGGATATAGTGAGCATGACAATATATGTTCAATGTATAGATACGTCAACAAGATACAAACGCCCGCTGTTCAATATCTCAAGCAAAAGTTGTGTGTGGTATACAAGATAAAACCAAGATTCTGATTtcgtcaacaccaccgcccggAGTGTTCCGGCACGGCCGGAATATATTCCGCCACTTTGCCACCGTCAAGATTACTGCAGAAACAAtaagccaaaaaaaaaaaaaaaaataagaacAGTGAAAACTCTGAACATGCCCAGTgaccccatccatccatttcCTGACAACGCCCTGCCCCAAACAgcccaaagaaaaagaaaatgcaAGACACCTCAAGCAGAGAGTGAATGCCAAGTGcccgagaaaaagaaaaagaaaccgcATCCGCCATGATACGACAACAACTTATGCTCCGACATGCAACCAACTTCGTAGCCTCACCCAGTAATCTCCATTGGCTCAGCCGCCTCCGCCATCGCCAGCGCCATCCCGCCCAGCATGCCCATCCCCTCCATGACCCCATCCGGGTTCGTCCCTGGCGGCAATAAAGCGGCACTGTTGCTCtccgcctcatcctccatcatGGAGATCATGTCCTCCAGGTTCTGGTCCAGCATGTCCTGGTCCTCGGGCGGCAAGCAGCTGCAGAGCAAGTGCCTGTACTGATCAATCTTCTTGCCCGTCCCAAGCATGCCCCTCGCCTCGACGTACTCCACCTCGGCGGCTTCCTGCTCGACCAACATGGCATGGAGTTGCGCCGCGAGCTTGAGTCGCTCTTCCGGTgagtcgtcttcttcctcttgctgctggccatTGGTAACAGAGGCGAGGTTCTGCTCAGTGGCCTTTTCAATGGCGAGCTGCGTCTGCCGGCGAAAGAGAGCAAGAActtgcttcttggcggcgGCTACCTCTTCCTCCGTCTTGCTGGCTTGGTCGTCGGCTTCGATCCTGGACTCGAGCTCGGCGATGCTGGCTcggaggttgttgagctcaGCTTGGGTGTTGGCCAGGATGTGTCTGGCTTCCTTTTCGGCTTCGTCCATCTCGTTGAACTCGCTGTCGTAGCTTTGAGACAAATCTTGGAGTTTCTGGAGCACGAGCGGCGTGATGCGCGATTGCACCGTGTTGGCTGCCTCACTCTGGTATGACACCTGTAACTTGCTCGTTGGGTCTTCTCCAAGGGCATCCCGAAAGCCGTTGCGCCGGGCTGTCTCAGGGGCGAACGGACTCGAGGAGCGCTGTGGCCCGGTCCGGGCAAGAGAacgggtggtgttgatttcTTTGATCAAATCCTCCGCTCTCACGCCCTCGTTGTTTTCGATGTCGGTTGCTGCTCCACGGCCGAGAAGCGATCTGATGCATTTCCTGGCGTTGACTCTGGCCGCCAGATGCAACGCCGTATTGCCCTCTTCATCCTGAGCATCGAGCAGCGCCTGTACCTCCTCTGGCTGGCGAACTTCTACCAGTTTGTTCAGGATGATGTCCAGATAATACCGAGCACAGGTTGAGCTTTGTACCCGTCCTCGTTTCATAACCGCCGCATGGTGAATGACAGTGCACCCAGAGTGATCTCTTGCATCCACCGATTTGAATAGCTCGTTGAGAACGGTAGGAAACGTTTTCTTCATGTAGCAATTCGTAAAGTTCACCGCCCACATTAATGGCGTCTCCCCCCTGATATTCTGAGCCATGAGATTGGCATCAAACCGCTTTAGCTGTTTGATGACATCGGTATCGCCCATGGCCGAAGCCCAATGGAGCGACGTATGCCTGTCAGTGTCGATGGGCCAGTCCGGCTGAAAGTTGGTTGGGGGATCAGGACGAATGGCAGCCTGTTGGTTTGTAGACAGCAAAAAGTAGTCAAGCAGCTCATCCCCGTACATGGCATGTTGTTGCGCCGTCATGTCCcgcatctcctcctctctcttgcGCTTCCTGTGGCCGGTGGAGAAGTGCGACATGTCGTATGCTCGATCGTCCTCAGCCATGTACGAGGCCGAGGCAACAGTCATGTTGTCGGGGGTGTCGTCTTCGTGTATCTGAGAAGCAACACTCTCGTATTCTTCTTGGACGGGAACACCTTGTTGGGCGTGACTGTGTGAGAAGACAGCGGACTGCGACAGACTACTCTTCCTGTTTTGAGACTTGCTGCCCCATTTTGGAACGGCAGGCTTGGCCTTTGGGGCCTTTGGCTTGCTCGCATGTCTTGGTGCGGGAGGAGGGCTCTCACTCCCAGGCTCATACTCAAAGATGGGCCGTAAGCGTTCGTAGATATTGTTTCGCTGGGCAAGCGCCTCGCCTTGTTCGAGAGGAATCCATGTGCCTGCAACACAAGGCAAAGAGTCAAGTCAGCAAACGGAACGTGATGTTTTGGGCAAACGAAAAAAACAGCAAGAAGCCGGCGCACCTTGGTATTTTCCGTAACCACCCTGGACTTTTTCATGCTCCTCCTTTTGAACTTCGCGCTCCAGAATTCTCGTTCGGGCAGGCTTGTCAAAACCGGCAGCCTTCAGGATGTGTGTCGCATTCACCCAGTTGTCGGCACGCCGGCGCATAACATGTTCCTTGAGATCGGTCCCAAACTGAAACTCGTAGACGGGTACCTGCATTGAGTTTCATGATTAGCCATGCGTTTTTTTGGCCAGGAGCCTTTGTCGCAGTGTCTAGACAGAGTCCATAGCGGGCGACGTACACCACTATATGTCGCGCTGTATACCCCGGCCGGGGCAGCGCCCTTGGCCATCTTGCAGAGTTGTTCGAGATTTTGCGAGCAGAAAGGCTTTGTTCAATAAAGGCTGTGAGACTGGCgttgggtgtttttgggagTTTAAGAAAGTCGTCCGTTTCTCGGCTGTCCAATGGGCCAGTTTTTTTCCAACAGGACGGCGGCAATCGACTGGAACCTGGAGGCTGAGAGAAGCCGACTAGGCTGCGCAAGATGAAATGGTCGGCGACAAGAAAACAATTGAATGAAACGACGCCAAAACTATTCCCCTCAAGcagtcgtcgtcgtcgatggtCGCTGCTTAATTGCTGTCGCGGTTGCAGACGCGGAAGTCACGAAAAGACGCGGTTGCTTGACGTTGTCCGAGGCTGTGGGGGAAAGCGAGACGCGGTTTTACGCGATTCCCTTAAACTCTCTTCGCTTGGCCCCTGACCTCCCGTCTCACCGAAAGTGCGCCCGGCACGTGACTGCTCCCAAGACTCTCCTTCTTGAGTGGCCACCTgtggggggttagggttcagTATCCCATATCAATCACCATCGTCCAAGAGTATCCAGGAGCATGAGCCGAAGAGGGGATTGACATATATGCAGTCGGGTGATAATGAAATGAGAGTAAATCTGTCACTAGGTAGTCTCCTCCTAATTTTACCATGCAAACCGCAAACTGGTGGCAACTGCTTGAGCCCAATGACGCTACTTCACTCAGTGCATGTATGTTGGTGAGTTGAAGAACAAACTTGCTGTGTTCTCCCCCAGGAGGTACACTTACAACCTGCCAAAAAATCACTTCAGTCAGGAATTTTGAGAGTACGTGGTAATAATGCGTTGCCATCATATTCTCTCCATCTACATACAATTTTCCTCGCTCCTACATTTGAAGCCTGAGGTCCAATGATGCCGTGAACGAAGGGAAGGCCAAACGCCGGTGCCGTGTCGGCTTCATGTCGATGGTATACCATATGACAGGCAGATGACGACTGCCCTCAAGTTCAAGTACGTTGATAGTCTCAATAGATAACGGCGCGGCCAAGCAGTGGTTCCAAACTCACATATTTGACCACAAACCATGGCTCTATGGTGCAATATCGCGTGAGTATGACAAGGTGCACCTTCAGTGTGAGCAGCCATACACCAGCACCAACTTACCCTTCTGTCGTGTACGTGAGTTCGACCAATGAAAGTCGCCCGATATCGAACTCACATGCCTCAAAACGCTCACGTTAACCTGTCGGACACAGCCAAATGTTCAACGGGTATCTGGGATTGGTCACCACTTGCAGAGTTGTAAAGACCATCAGACATGCAATGGCGAGCTTGAGCTCGAGGCAACGCTACGTCTTCGTTCCCGAGTCACCGCAAATGACAAGCCAGCACAGGAGTTCGAGCTTGTTGCGCAAATCGTGGAACATTGCACCTCATCCGGGAGaccagaaaaaagaaggggtTATCTCCGCTGAGCTCTTAAACTCCTGGCATCATCGGGGCGCCATCGGCACTGGCGCTGGTCGTTGTAGAAGATATAAGGAACAGCTCTCAACGACCTGCTGTTTCCCGCTCAAGACATCAGTTCGAGACCAGTCATCAGGAACACATGCCCTTCACATAAATCCATATTCAGcacaccaacatcaacatggcCCCTCCTGTCGCCGACATCGATGTACAGACTGCTCCTGTGGTGGTTCCTGTTCTGACCGAAGGATCCATCGCTCCCGGACACAGCAGCGCCTCTAGGCTTTCGGGGCCCTTGACCTACTCGGGCA
Proteins encoded in this window:
- a CDS encoding hypothetical protein (EggNog:ENOG503P6K7) → MPAAPQSKSSALSFAAGMPTLRHPDVNVALGVASPQKQGPSRAHIYLALAVITLLLVARLVKPRRLKPSAPLPAPGDSQRAEKVDKHPPRFSPIATSPTSQKGNQPVSVLSPWSQFKGGQGVVPFTRLGIHQQHPSCAAVLTGHGAQRAVFGFLGQTPAMDDNENDPLKDRLRSGSASRGVSTNVPDDADFRYQHDPSPAGRYTEQHVGDSRPSYSSHFFPSNFPEGYGSGGSEGMEIGPMSGYSSYGDRDWSAASDQQAGSSSDVYGQDPNFGAESFTGSPGFSGFDLSTPRRFSRPPPPPPLTPPTRSDNRFPFEDRHIGYAVSIPPELDASFIHQPNPAYSGMSTSDDVLNSSPQTADPIPRRRSYTRTVPIGIPVPGTTPAYSAEAMASGTAFTPSSYPPTSPLLPPPPPGPDAPSEYVFVGGPGGPGVALSDQEIDLHGEIISVMDHSGHGWKRHTRVYGGGVCLACLAAEDQGGFYGDTVPLSDRR
- the MBP1 gene encoding Transcription factor mbp1 (EggNog:ENOG503NTY6; COG:S; Transcription factor mbp1 (MBF subunit p120)) translates to MAKGAAPAGVYSATYSGVPVYEFQFGTDLKEHVMRRRADNWVNATHILKAAGFDKPARTRILEREVQKEEHEKVQGGYGKYQGTWIPLEQGEALAQRNNIYERLRPIFEYEPGSESPPPAPRHASKPKAPKAKPAVPKWGSKSQNRKSSLSQSAVFSHSHAQQGVPVQEEYESVASQIHEDDTPDNMTVASASYMAEDDRAYDMSHFSTGHRKRKREEEMRDMTAQQHAMYGDELLDYFLLSTNQQAAIRPDPPTNFQPDWPIDTDRHTSLHWASAMGDTDVIKQLKRFDANLMAQNIRGETPLMWAVNFTNCYMKKTFPTVLNELFKSVDARDHSGCTVIHHAAVMKRGRVQSSTCARYYLDIILNKLVEVRQPEEVQALLDAQDEEGNTALHLAARVNARKCIRSLLGRGAATDIENNEGVRAEDLIKEINTTRSLARTGPQRSSSPFAPETARRNGFRDALGEDPTSKLQVSYQSEAANTVQSRITPLVLQKLQDLSQSYDSEFNEMDEAEKEARHILANTQAELNNLRASIAELESRIEADDQASKTEEEVAAAKKQVLALFRRQTQLAIEKATEQNLASVTNGQQQEEEDDSPEERLKLAAQLHAMLVEQEAAEVEYVEARGMLGTGKKIDQYRHLLCSCLPPEDQDMLDQNLEDMISMMEDEAESNSAALLPPGTNPDGVMEGMGMLGGMALAMAEAAEPMEITG